DNA sequence from the Asticcacaulis sp. AND118 genome:
CAGGGTTTAGGGGCCATGAGGCAGAAAAAGCACTGAAAATTTCGTGACTTAACCACAAACAGCCTCTTGTCACAACGCCTTGCCTCATGAAAAAACGATGTGCAGACAATGACTTATGCCTATTCAGGAGGCATTGCTTTTATCTTGCACTCCTCCTTCACCTCACACTGTTCCTCCAAGCCGGCGGCTAAGTCCCCAGTAGCTTTCGCTTGGCCTAGGGCACTCGCCTCGATAGCCCGGTTGAAGAGGAAAGCTCCTCGCGCGATATGATAATCGACACCTTTGACTGTCATGCCGAGGATACGCGCAATCTCTTTGATGGGCACGCCTTCCAGTCGCCGCATGGTGATTACCATGCGGGTTGTCTCCGGAAGCGAGCGGATGGCAGATAATCCGACTCTCAGTTCCTCGCGAATGGATACTGCTTCAAATCCGTCGGGATCGCAGGATGCGTATTCAAGGGTTTCGATATCTGGTAGCGCTTGCAGGGCCACCACCTTTGCCCTCCGGACCTGTTGTACAGCTGCATTGAAAACAATTCGCATCACATATGCTCTCGGCGCGGATAGAGATTTCCAAATATCGCTGGTCAGGACTTTCGTATAAGCATCGTGGACGATGTCACGAGCTGCTTCATCTTCCCGGAGTATGCGCCTCGCCATCCAAAGGTACTGC
Encoded proteins:
- a CDS encoding sigma-70 family RNA polymerase sigma factor produces the protein MLTPFPSSDVHVGARISERRNELNMSPERLARSLGVSAKQLAAYEAGRARISHLRLRLAAQTLRVNERYFYEGLTDTKPTVAQGEPWVREVDRWFADHIAPYERQYLWMARRILREDEAARDIVHDAYTKVLTSDIWKSLSAPRAYVMRIVFNAAVQQVRRAKVVALQALPDIETLEYASCDPDGFEAVSIREELRVGLSAIRSLPETTRMVITMRRLEGVPIKEIARILGMTVKGVDYHIARGAFLFNRAIEASALGQAKATGDLAAGLEEQCEVKEECKIKAMPPE